The region ATATCTTTTAAAATCCTGTTCAGTTCTCCATATATCAATTCTTGCAGAAGCTATTTTAGCATCAATGATTTTAGTGTCGCTGGCTTTAGTATTTACGCCGCTTTCAATTGTATTGATATTTTCTGAATTGGCATTAAGATTTGCTTCGGCCATTTTCACCTGGTTTACAAATTCACGATTGTCGATCACAATTAAAGTATCCCCTTTATGTACAAACTGATTTTCGTTAAACTTAATGGTTTTGATGAAACCCGAAACTTTACTGGAAACCGGGGTAATGTATTGCTCGATCTGCGCATCGTTGGTCGTAACATTTTTTCTGGAAAAAAGATAAAAGCTTACCATTCCAGTGATCCCGCTGATAATGAGGATCCAGGCCAGTAAAGTAATCGTTTTGTTGATTCTTTTCTCCTTTTGTGTTAATTGTTTCTTTGCCATAGTTTTTATAAGTTTCCAATCGTATATTGGAGTTGGTAATATTTAAGTTGTCTGTTAATTTTTACGGAAATAAGATTCGATTGAGCTTCCAGATAAGCATTATCAGCGTCAATTAATTCTGTGATTAAGCTTAATTTATTCGCATATTTAGTTCTTACGATCCGGTAGTTTTCTTTAGCCTGGGTAATTGCCTCTTCGGCAATCTGTACTTTTTGGTCGGTTTCTTCGAACTTTTTGTAAGCTTCATACACATTATGTCTGATGTTTTCTTCATTTTCTTCAATCTGAAGCTTTGCCAGGTTAATATTTTCTTTGGCTTCCTGCATTTTGTACTTATTCTTATACAAACTTTCAATAGGGTAGGTAAGATTCACTCCGATCATTCCTAAACGGTATGCATAAGGTTCAGGAGGAAAAAACATCATATTCGGATACTTTAGAAAATACTCTCCACCGGCTGTAATTTTGGGTAAGTAATTTGCTTTTGTAATCTTTTGGTCAAGCTCTTTAAGCGAAAGATTTTTATGAGCCATTTCTACAGATTCGTTTTTATGTAAAGCAGTTTCCGTTAACTCATCTACATAAGGAATTTCAGCATTTTCTGAAATCAGGTCTTCAGTATTGACGTGCATCTCCTGGTTTTCAGGAAGAGAGAGAATCGTCTTAAGCTTATGCTCTGCAATCTGAATATCATTATCCAGCTCCGTCCAGCTCATTTTATGATTAGAAAGCTGTAAAGAGGTTCTTAAAACTTCATTTACGGTAACAACTCCATTTGCTTTTAAAGCTTTCACCTGCTTGATGTTTATAGAATCTTCTTTCATTTTGTCATTAATCAAGCCCTGCTGTTCTTTTAAATGATGGATCTGAAGAAAAGCCGTGATGATTTCCATAGTCAGCTGTCTTTCATCCTGATGGGTTTTTAATGATGAAATTTCAGTGTCAATAGCTGCTTTTTTCTCAGCATTTTTAATTTTACCACCCATATACACCGGAATTGAAGCCGAAAGCGTAAAATCATACATTCCATTGATAATATCATATTTTGTAGCTTTTCCGAATACGCCATTTTCCTGCTGAAAAAGATTGGTAACCTGGTTGTAGCTTGTATGGAATTCAATATCCGGAAGTTTTTCCATTTTCAGGTCTTTTTCCTTTGTTTCGGACATTTCGTTTTTTAGATGACTAATCTGAATATTTTTATTATTCTTTAGTCCAATCTCAACAGCCTGCTGTAAGCTGAGATGCTGATAATCGGTCATCTGTGAATAAAAAAGGTTGCTTATCAATAATAAGCACAACGCAATACAGTGATATCTGTGTGCGTCAAATATCATTTTCATAATTTAATTAAAGGTTTTTTGCTAAATTGATTTTGATACTGCAAATTTACGGGGTGAAGCATAGGACACGATTTGTGAAAACAGAAAAAGATTTGTTCATTTACGCCAAATTGAAATTTTCTTCCTACCTTTATTTTATGAATAATAGTCATTTTGGAGCCGTTGAAGAAGAAGATGCTGCGTTTTACGTATATCATGTTCTAACCGGAGATGTAAAAACAGAGATTCATCATCACAGCTCTGCACAATTAGTATATGCAGAAGGCGGTATTGTACATGTTTTTACAGATTTGAAACATTGGTATTTACCTGCAAGATGCTTTATGTGGATTCCGGCAGGAACGCCTCATTATATTTTTTCGACCAGTCCGAAAGTAGATTTGTATAATTTTTATTTTAAAAAAGAAGACAATGAAAGTGGCTTTTTTGATGAAATCAATATCTATTCTGTAAGCCATCTTCTTAGAGAGATGATTTTATACACCAAAGACTGGGATGGGAAAATCACAAAAAATGACGGTTCAAAATATTATTTCCTTAAAGCCTTAAAAGGAATTTTACCTGAAAAAAGAGATAAAAAATTAGCATTTCCTGTTCAGCATCCCTTTCCTAATGATGAAACTTTATTGAAGGTTGCACAATATATTCATGCAAACCTTGAAAAGCCTTTAACCATCGAATCTACGGCAAAAGAATTCGGAATGAGCACAAGAACTCTATCCAGGAAATTTAAAGAAATTTTGGGGATGAATTATATTCGTTTTTTACGTGCTTTGAGGATTACACGTTCGTTGGAACTGATGTTGGAAGGAAAGTACAATATGTATGAAATTGCCATGATGGTAGGGTACAACAGTCTTTCCTCTTTCAGCAATATCTTTAAAAAAGTAATTGGAATCCCTCCTACAGAATATCTGCACAAACTTAAAGATGATGATTAAAATCGTCACCATATAAAATAAAAAACCACTTCAAAAGAAGTGGTTTATATATTGAGAAAAATCTCGTCTTGATTAAGCTTCTTCAGAAGGAGCTTCTTCTTTTTTAGCAGGAGCTGCTTTTGGAGCTTCTACCGGAGCGTCAGATACGATATCGAATTCGAAGTTGTACTCAACGTTTCTGTGCAATCTGATGTTTGCAGTTACTTTACCAGTTCTCTTAATTGTGTTCCCTGGAATTTTGATGTATTTCTTCTCAACAGAAACTCCAGCTTTTTCTAGAGCAGCAGAAAGATCTGCATTGTTGATAGATCCGAATAATTTGTCACCAGAACCTACTTTTGCAGGAATAGTGATAGAAGTTTTCTTCAATTGCTCAACTACAGCAGTTGCAGCAGCGATTAATTTAGCTTCTTCTTCTTTTCTAGCCTCTAAAGTAGCTTCTAAAGCTGCAATGTTTTTAGGAGTAGCTAAAAGTGCAAATCCTTGAGGGATTAAGAAGTTTCTTGCATAACCAGGCTTTACGCTTACTGTGTCGAATTCAAGACCTAAGTTTTCTACGTCTTTTTTTAGAATAATGTTCATTGTTGTTGTCCTTTTTAGATTTTAGATGTCTAAAATCAAGTTAGAATTAATTATGTATTCAGCAACAAAAGAAGAGATTGCTCTCTTCTTTCATTTATTTTTTTGTCTTATTTCAATAAGTCAGCTACGTAAGGCATTAAAGCTAAGTGTCTAGCTCTTTTGATAGCAGCAGAAACTTTTCTTTGGTATTTCAAAGAAGTTCCAGTGTATCTTCTTGGTAAAATTTTACCTTGCTCGTTTACGAACTGTAATAAGAAGTCAGGATCTTTGTAATCAACGTGCTTAATTCCGAATTTTTTGAATCTACAATATTTCTTTTCAGATTTTGTATTGATATCTAGTGGAGTAAGGAATTTTACTTCTGATTCTCCTCCAGCTGAGGCTTGTTTAGCCATTTCATCTATTGCCATGTCTTGTCGTTTTAAAAAATTGGGTTAATAATTAAGCTTTAGCTGCTTTTACTTTAGTTCTTCTAGTTACAGCGTACTCAACAGCATGTTTGTCAAGTTTTGTAGTAAGGTAACGAATTACTCTTTCGTCACGTTTGAATGCTAATTCTAGATCAGCAACTACAGTACCTTCTCCTTTAAATTCGATTAAAGTGTAGAATCCGTTCTTTTTCAATTGGATCGGATAAGCTAATTTTTTTAATCCCCAGTTTTCTTTAGCAACGATTTCGCAGTTCTTTTCTTTTAAAAGATCTAGAAATTTGTTCACTGCTTCCTCTACCTGTGACTCAGATAGAACGGGAGTTAAAATGAAAACAGTTTCGTAATTGTTCATAATGTTAAATGAATTTGTTAATTATTTCGAGGTGCAAAAGTAGAAAATATATTTGTAATATGCAATATGAAAGTAGATTTTATTGATTGTAAATGTGAATAAGTCAAAAAAAATTTCATAGAACCCCTTCTCGAAACTCGAAACTTGCAGCCAATCTTATTTCTCAGCCCTGATTTCGTTCAGGAAATTTACTTTTATCACATCATATAACGAATGTCGGCTCACCAGAATGGAAGCGATTGAAGAAACCATTCCTGCTAACATAAGGTGGAATATCAGAGAATGTCTGTCGGTCATTTCTAAGACAATAATGGCAGATGTAAACGGGGCTCTTGTAATCCCGGTCAGAAAAGCAACCATTCCGGCGAGAACCACTACGTTGGTTTCATTGGGGCTTAAATGAATAAATCCGGAAATCACGGATCCGATACTTGCTCCGGCGCTTAAAGCAGGAGCGAAAATTCCACCTGCGCCTCCGGAGGTAAACGATAGGGCAGGACCTAACATTCTTAAAACAGGAACATACCATTCTTCATGTTTATCTTTTGTAAAAAGTACCCGCTCCATAATTTCTTTTCCTGAGCCCAGAATTTCTCTGTTGATAAAGAATGCTACCGAGGCAATAACTAAAGCACTAACAACCAGAAAAGCAACGTTGGCTCTGTCTGTTTTTAGTTTTCTTTTCTTCCAGTCATTCATTTTTAACATGGTTACGGAAAGCTGGCTGGCTAAAATTCCTGCAGTTCCCGCAACTAAAATAATAGGAAACATTACTATTAATGAAACATCATTCGTTTTCGGATATCCTAAATATAAATAAGAGCCTGCTAAAGTCTGGGCAGTCAATCCTGCAATAATAACAGCGGTAAATAAAGCTGTTTTAAAGTAATTGATATGCGTTTTAGAAAGTTCTTCCACGGCAAATACAATTCCTCCAAGAGGAGTGTTGAAAGCCGCCGCAAGTCCGGCTGCAGCACCCGTCATGATCATGTTTTTCTTGGAGATTTTTGGCCACCATTCAGGAAGATATTCGTTGACTTTTCTGAAAACGGAACCTGCCACCTGAATAGTAGGACCTTCTCTACCAACTGCGCCACCACCAATGACCAAAACAACAGATGAAATAATTTTAAAAACAATAATCTTTAAACTCAAAAGGCTTCGGATCTTTTTATGCTCTTTCGGATTAGCCAGCTCTACAGCAGCCATTACCTGTGGAATTCCGCTTCCTTTGGCATTAGGAGCAAATTCTTTTACCAACCACCATGAAAGGACAAAGCCAATCGGAGCAATGATGAAAATCATCCATGAATGCCAGTCGAGAATGAAATGAAGAAGATTTTCACCCCATGCAAAACATTTAGCATATATTACGGCAATAAATCCCGTAATCACCGAACCAATCCAAAAGGGAATCGCCTGAAGCAGATTGTATTTCAGTTGTTCATTCCGGATATTATCGAAAGATTTTTTCAGAGATCTTTGGATGAGAGATAAAAATTTCAGCATTTGGGAGGTTTGAGATATAAAAATACGTGTTTTTTGCAGATCTTATATTTCGTGTAGAAATTTAGAAACAATCAAAGCATTATCTATAGAAAGTTCTTTGGGCAAACCGAAACTTAGAATGTTATTTTTAACTTCCAGTTCAAAATCTTCATCAGGAAAAGATTGTATAATTTCTTTTCTTTTTGAAGTTAAAAAAGTCATTGTTTTAAATTTATCGCTTCCTAAAACATAAAAGTCTTTAAAATCGCGGTCATTAAAGTTGATCGAAAAACGGTTGAAAATTCCTGCCACTTTATCTATTAATTTCTTTTTATGAACAGAAATATAACCATAATCTTCGGTTATATCTTTTAATCCCCAAAGCTGCAAAGTGTCATATTCAACAGGCATTTTACCGCCTTTCCATGTTTTTTGAATTTTACTGACTACAAAAAGATAAAAAGAATGTTTTTGGTCTTTATCAGTAATAAAATAACAGATCCTTGGGATGAATAGTGAAAAAGGGTTTTGAATATCTGAACTGAATTTACTGTATAATGAATCTTCAATATGAACTACTGAAATGTTATAAACCTCGAAAAGCTTATCGTAAATTTCAAAAATCAACTGTTCTTCTTCTTTGGAAAAGTCAAAAAGTTTATTACCATTCAGTTTTCTGAAATCAAGATCCATTGTATTAAATATTATTGGATTTAAATGTAATGCTAATATCTTAAATTTCCAAGAAGGCTTTATGAATGTAAAACCTATTTGGTTTATTGTGAATTTGGTAATTAATTATTATTTTGTTTGAATTATTTTTAATTTTAAAATGTGGTATAAATACTATTTTTACTAAAAGACTAGTTGTTGATGCTAAATAAAAAATCCCAGCTTTCGCCAGGATTGATTTTTAATTGATTTAAAGTTAAATATTAATTCTTTTTCATTACATCTTGTATTTTGGTAATCATATTTCCTGCGTTGGTGTTTTCAGGGTTTAATTCTAAAGATTTTTTATAGTTTTCTAAAGCTAAAGTATAGTTTTTAGTTGAAAAATATGCTTCACCCAAGCTATCAAAAGCGTTTGCTGATTGGGGATTTTCTTTGGCATTTAAAGCAAAAACTTTTACAGCCTCATTAATTCTCGAATTCCTTATTAAAATATAACCGATATTATTTAATGTACCTTCAAAATTCCATTTTGGATCTTTTGCTTTAATGGCGTAATAGTTTTTTTCAGCATTCGGATTGTTGAGCTTGGCAAACCCGGCGATAATTGATTCTTCTGCTAACAGATAATTATCAGTTAAATTTTTATCTACAATGGCTGCAACATGATTAATAATATGATATTGTTCGGGAAAAAAGTTATATCCGTTTGACATCATAATAATTGCCATATTATTTTGTGGGAAAAATCTGAAGGCACTCACATTTCCGCCAGAAAAACCATAGGATGGAATATTATTGGCTTTACTGATTTCCCAGCCATAGGCAAAAACATCTTTTTTATTTCCATATTCAAACGGTTGCCACATCATATCTTTCGTTTTCTGATGTAAGAAATCTGTTTTACTTAAATGGTTGCTCCATTTTAAAAAGGCAGGTAGAGTAATAGCTATTCCATTTCCCGGATATGCTTTTTTTCCTTCAACATCGGTGGACTTTACATATTTTTTAGTGTCCGAATTGTAATTATACTTTGTAATACGATTTGGGATTTTTTCAAGAGCATTGGATGAATAAACAACTTGATTTTTAGAATCAGAAAATTGATTATTGAGAATAAAATCTTCAAAAGACTGTCCGGTAATTTTTTCAATAATCATTGAAAGAAGCATATAATTCGTTTGATTATATCTGAATTCATTCCCTGTTTCAAAGTCCATTTTTTCTCTACTCAAACGTTCAATGGTTTTAGGACCTGAATATTCGGGCAAAATATCACTAAATGCAACAAAATCAGGCATTCCTGAAGAATGGGTCAAAAGGTTTTTTACTTTTACATTCTGCCACTCTTTTGGAAGATTGTCAACATATTTCGAAACATTATCTTCTAAAGAAAGTTTTCCCTGTTCAATCAGTTGAAAAACGCCCACATCGGTCATTAATTTTGAAGTAGAATATATTCTGAACATTGAACTTGGACTTACCTTTTTAGCATCTTCCAAATTTTCTGTACCGTAATATTGCTCAAAAATGACTTTACCATCTTTCATGACACCAATCGCTAAACCGGGAATTTGATTTGTTTTGATAGCTTCTTGTAAGTAATTATCAATTAATTTAAATTGATTGGTTTGCTGCGAAAAAGCAGTGGCAGAAATATTTATAGCTAAAGCGGTCAGGAGAATTTGTTTCATATATTTTTAAGAATGTTGATTCATATTTTATTTAAGACAATTGAAAAAAGTATACTATTACATTGTTTGTCAGGAGTTGTTGTAAAATGTTACAGATTCTGTCAATAAAAAAACCTCCGAAAAAATCGAAGGTTTTGTATTGTAAAGATATTCAGATAAGTTTAATATGACAATCAAAATCATTTATAACTTATCATTCATAGTCTATAATTAAATTTCGGTATTCAGATCCCAGTTTTCTAGGTAATCGTGAACGTGTTTCAACATCATTCCGCCCAGAGATCCGTCTACCACTCTGTGATCATAAGAGTGAGACATGAACATTAAGTTTCTGATCGCAATTACATCTCCGTCAGCTGTTTCAAGAACTGCAGGCTTTTTAACGATTGCTCCAATAGCTAGAATAGCCACCTGTGGCTGAGGAATGATCGGAGTTCCCATTAGGTTTCCGAAGCTTCCTACGTTAGAAATTGTATACGTTGCTCCTTGAGTATCTTCAGGTCTTAATTTTTTATTTCTTGCTCTGTAAGCCAAATCATTGATTGCTTTCGCCAATCCTGAAAGTGACAGTTGATCTGCATTTTTAATCACAGGAACAATAAGGTTTCCGTCCGGTAAAGCTGTTGCCATACCAATATTGATATTTTTCTTTTTAATGATGTTTTCACCATTTACAGAAACGTTGATCATTGGGAAATCCTGGATTGCTTTTACAACAGCTTTCACGAAAATAGGCATGAACGTTAGTTTTTCACCTTCACGTTTTTCGAAAACAGCTTTATTTTTGTTTCTCCATTTTACAACATTGGTAACATCTGTTTCAATGAAAGAAGTTACGTGCGGTGCGATTTGTTTAGCTTTCACCATGTTTTCAGCGATGATCTTTCTCATTCTGTCCATCGGAATGATTTCGTCACCTGCTGCAACAGGAATGGTAGAAGCCGGAGCAGAAGCTGCTGTCGGTTGTGGAGTAGAAGCTACCTGTACAGGAGCCGCTTGTGGAACAGGTTGATTTCCTCTGTTTTTAACGTAAGCTAAAATATCTTCTTTTGTAATTCTTCCTTCTAAACCGCTCCCTTTAATCGTTTTCAGTTCAGATTCGGAAATATTTTCTTGTTGTGCAATTGATTTTACAAGTGGAGAAAGATAAAGATCTCCTGAAAATTCTGTTGAAGCAGCCGTTTGAAGAGGCTGTTCAATTGTTTTTAAAGTTTCAGCATCCGGAGTTGCTGCCGGAGTTTCAGTTTTTACATCTTCTGCAGCAGTATTGCCGCTTTCTCCTTCAATTTCTAAAATAGCAATAGCTTCACCTACTTTTGCAACTTCGTCTTTCTGCTTCAAAATCTTTACGATTTTCCCTGAAACAGGTGTCGGAACGTCTGAATCTACTTTGTCTGTTGCAATTTCTACTACGGAATCATCTTCTTTTACGTGATCGCCTTCATTGAATAACCAAGTGATAATAGTAGCTTCCATAACACCTTCTCCCATGGAAGGAAGCAATAATTTGTACTCTGCCATTTTTAATTTTTAGATTTTGACAAATATATAAAAAAAATCGGTTTTTTTATGAAATGTATAATTTTATGAAAATTCGATGTAAATACTCTCTCCTACATTCATTCCGAATAAGCTTTTTGCACCGTTTTTTTTGCTCCCTTTATAGATGGTAAGCTCCAAAAGCTGACTGTCATTGAAGATTGCTGCGGACTGACCATGATATTCGGTTTCTCTTTCCCAATCCGAAACAACTTCCGTATGGCTAGAAAAAACTTTTGAAAGGGCTAAGTTTCTAAATTTAATAGTGAAGTTTTCGTATCCGTTTCCAACACTTTCAAAAAGATCTTTACTGATATTTGAAATGATATTTCCGAAATTATCAATATAGGTTACTTCTCCGATGATCATCTTTTCAGATTCGTTATATACAGGTTTCGGGAATAAAAGCTGCTTGGCGGTATCAATTTTCCGCCCGATAACTCCGGGAAGTCCTCCGTTCGCTAAATGTACGGCTGCCGGAACGAAAACATCTGTTGAAGTAAAATTAACGATATCATCAAACCTGTTATTTAGAGTGATTTCAAAAATTGCTTCCGGCTTAATATCGAAAAATATCAAACTTAAAAGGCCATTATCAGCCGCAATAAAGTAATGACCATCTGCTTTGTATAAAATATTTTTTCTTGATTTGTGCTGAAAGCTGTCGACAGAAATAATATGAATACTGCCTTTTGGAAAATGTTTATAAGCGTTTCTTACAATATATGAAGTCTGGATAAGGTTGAAAGCCTGAATATCGTGGGTGATATCAACAATATTAACCTTCTGATTCAGAGAAAGAATGCTGCCTTTTACAGCGGCAACTCTGTAATCCAAATTTCCGAAATCTGAAGTAAGGGTAATAATTGACATTGATTGTTTGTAGAATAATAGAATTGCAAATTTATCTAAAATAAAAAGAAAGCCCGAAATATTCTGGAAAAGAATTTGATAAAAATTTCAAAAAAAGCTTTACATTTAAAATCTAAAAATAAAAATACTGCATGTTTGAATTGACATATGATTTGGAAGATATTGACATGAAAATCTTCTATGGCGTTAATAACCAATTTTTCAATTTAATAAAATCAAGCTTTCCTACCCTTAAAATCACAGGAAGAGATCATTTTATCTTTGCGATGGGGAATCAGGAAGCGTTGGATATATTTAAACAGAAACTTGATGATATTGTAAAATTTATTTCCAAGAATAACTCTATTGAACTTAAAGACGTTGAAAACATTCTCAATTTAAAAGATGAGAACGAAAAACAGCTTGTATTTGATCAGGATATTATTGTAAAAGGGGTAAATGGTAAAGTGATTAAAGCTAAAACCACCAATCTTAAAAAATTAGTAAAGGAAACTGAGAAAAAGGATATGGTTTTTGCGATCGGACCTGCGGGAACGGGTAAAACATACACAAGCGTTGCTTTGGCAGCGAAGGCTTTGAAAGATAAGCAGGTTAAAAGAATTGTTTTAACGAGACCTGCCGTAGAAGCGGGAGAGAGTTTGGGATTTTTGCCGGGTGATCTGAAGGAAAAATTAGATCCATATTTACAGCCTTTGTATGATGCTCTCCGCGATATGATTCCTCATGAAAAATTAGAGGGTTTTATTGAAAAAAAAGTAATTGAAGTCGCTCCATTAGCTTTTATGAGAGGAAGAACTCTGGATGATGCTTTTGTAATTCTGGATGAAGCTCAAAATACAACACATTCTCAAATGAAAATGTTTTTGACGAGAATGGGGATGAATGCTAAATTTATTATTACAGGAGATCCCACCCAAATAGATTTACCTCCAAAACAACAATCAGGATTGAAGGAAGCCATGAGAATTCTTCAAGGTGTAAAAGAGATCGGTTTTGTACATTTAACCGAAGAAGATGTTGTAAGACATCCTGTGGTTAAGAAAATTATTTTAGCATATAACGAAGAAGAAAAGAGACAGAGAGATTAATTTTCTATAAAATTTTGAAAACCCTTGATAAATCCGCAAAAAGTGATATATTTGCTCGCTAATTTTTTAGAAAAAACAAATATATCATGAAAAAACTTTTACTTATTGCAGCAGTTGCTGTCATGGGAAGTAGTGCTTACGCACAGGAATTCAGATTCGGACCAAAAGCTGGATTTGCAATGTCAACTTTAAAAATTGATGAAAATCAAGATTCTGCGGGAAAAAGAAATATGGATCCCAAATATACTTTCTACATTGGAGGTATGGCAGAATATAAAATCAATGATAATTTCGGGTTTCAGGCTGAAGTTTTATATTCTCCATTGGGAGCTAAAGAAAAAATTGATGGAATAAATGCCGGAATTATGTTCGTAGGTGAGCAGACTAAGGTTAATTTAGGAACATTATTGGTGCCGGTTTCTGCAAAATATTTTATCTCAGAAAATTTCTCGGTAGCTGCAGGTGCTAACTTTGGAATTATCCTTTCTGCTAAGCAAAAAACTGTGATCGGTTCCGATTTTGCTGATATATCAGTTGATGGAGATTCTGGTGAAGTAGATATTAA is a window of Candidatus Chryseobacterium colombiense DNA encoding:
- a CDS encoding chloride channel protein, with translation MLKFLSLIQRSLKKSFDNIRNEQLKYNLLQAIPFWIGSVITGFIAVIYAKCFAWGENLLHFILDWHSWMIFIIAPIGFVLSWWLVKEFAPNAKGSGIPQVMAAVELANPKEHKKIRSLLSLKIIVFKIISSVVLVIGGGAVGREGPTIQVAGSVFRKVNEYLPEWWPKISKKNMIMTGAAAGLAAAFNTPLGGIVFAVEELSKTHINYFKTALFTAVIIAGLTAQTLAGSYLYLGYPKTNDVSLIVMFPIILVAGTAGILASQLSVTMLKMNDWKKRKLKTDRANVAFLVVSALVIASVAFFINREILGSGKEIMERVLFTKDKHEEWYVPVLRMLGPALSFTSGGAGGIFAPALSAGASIGSVISGFIHLSPNETNVVVLAGMVAFLTGITRAPFTSAIIVLEMTDRHSLIFHLMLAGMVSSIASILVSRHSLYDVIKVNFLNEIRAEK
- a CDS encoding TolC family protein, whose protein sequence is MKMIFDAHRYHCIALCLLLISNLFYSQMTDYQHLSLQQAVEIGLKNNKNIQISHLKNEMSETKEKDLKMEKLPDIEFHTSYNQVTNLFQQENGVFGKATKYDIINGMYDFTLSASIPVYMGGKIKNAEKKAAIDTEISSLKTHQDERQLTMEIITAFLQIHHLKEQQGLINDKMKEDSINIKQVKALKANGVVTVNEVLRTSLQLSNHKMSWTELDNDIQIAEHKLKTILSLPENQEMHVNTEDLISENAEIPYVDELTETALHKNESVEMAHKNLSLKELDQKITKANYLPKITAGGEYFLKYPNMMFFPPEPYAYRLGMIGVNLTYPIESLYKNKYKMQEAKENINLAKLQIEENEENIRHNVYEAYKKFEETDQKVQIAEEAITQAKENYRIVRTKYANKLSLITELIDADNAYLEAQSNLISVKINRQLKYYQLQYTIGNL
- a CDS encoding SAM-dependent chlorinase/fluorinase, with the translated sequence MSIITLTSDFGNLDYRVAAVKGSILSLNQKVNIVDITHDIQAFNLIQTSYIVRNAYKHFPKGSIHIISVDSFQHKSRKNILYKADGHYFIAADNGLLSLIFFDIKPEAIFEITLNNRFDDIVNFTSTDVFVPAAVHLANGGLPGVIGRKIDTAKQLLFPKPVYNESEKMIIGEVTYIDNFGNIISNISKDLFESVGNGYENFTIKFRNLALSKVFSSHTEVVSDWERETEYHGQSAAIFNDSQLLELTIYKGSKKNGAKSLFGMNVGESIYIEFS
- a CDS encoding AraC family transcriptional regulator, producing MNNSHFGAVEEEDAAFYVYHVLTGDVKTEIHHHSSAQLVYAEGGIVHVFTDLKHWYLPARCFMWIPAGTPHYIFSTSPKVDLYNFYFKKEDNESGFFDEINIYSVSHLLREMILYTKDWDGKITKNDGSKYYFLKALKGILPEKRDKKLAFPVQHPFPNDETLLKVAQYIHANLEKPLTIESTAKEFGMSTRTLSRKFKEILGMNYIRFLRALRITRSLELMLEGKYNMYEIAMMVGYNSLSSFSNIFKKVIGIPPTEYLHKLKDDD
- the rpsF gene encoding 30S ribosomal protein S6 encodes the protein MNNYETVFILTPVLSESQVEEAVNKFLDLLKEKNCEIVAKENWGLKKLAYPIQLKKNGFYTLIEFKGEGTVVADLELAFKRDERVIRYLTTKLDKHAVEYAVTRRTKVKAAKA
- a CDS encoding dihydrolipoamide acetyltransferase family protein — protein: MAEYKLLLPSMGEGVMEATIITWLFNEGDHVKEDDSVVEIATDKVDSDVPTPVSGKIVKILKQKDEVAKVGEAIAILEIEGESGNTAAEDVKTETPAATPDAETLKTIEQPLQTAASTEFSGDLYLSPLVKSIAQQENISESELKTIKGSGLEGRITKEDILAYVKNRGNQPVPQAAPVQVASTPQPTAASAPASTIPVAAGDEIIPMDRMRKIIAENMVKAKQIAPHVTSFIETDVTNVVKWRNKNKAVFEKREGEKLTFMPIFVKAVVKAIQDFPMINVSVNGENIIKKKNINIGMATALPDGNLIVPVIKNADQLSLSGLAKAINDLAYRARNKKLRPEDTQGATYTISNVGSFGNLMGTPIIPQPQVAILAIGAIVKKPAVLETADGDVIAIRNLMFMSHSYDHRVVDGSLGGMMLKHVHDYLENWDLNTEI
- the rpsR gene encoding 30S ribosomal protein S18, with the translated sequence MAIDEMAKQASAGGESEVKFLTPLDINTKSEKKYCRFKKFGIKHVDYKDPDFLLQFVNEQGKILPRRYTGTSLKYQRKVSAAIKRARHLALMPYVADLLK
- a CDS encoding porin family protein → MKKLLLIAAVAVMGSSAYAQEFRFGPKAGFAMSTLKIDENQDSAGKRNMDPKYTFYIGGMAEYKINDNFGFQAEVLYSPLGAKEKIDGINAGIMFVGEQTKVNLGTLLVPVSAKYFISENFSVAAGANFGIILSAKQKTVIGSDFADISVDGDSGEVDIKDDIKKLNIAPFVGVEYMFENGFFIDGRYSLGVSNLSNDGSGGKVTNSFAQIGVGFKFGGN
- a CDS encoding PhoH family protein, translating into MFELTYDLEDIDMKIFYGVNNQFFNLIKSSFPTLKITGRDHFIFAMGNQEALDIFKQKLDDIVKFISKNNSIELKDVENILNLKDENEKQLVFDQDIIVKGVNGKVIKAKTTNLKKLVKETEKKDMVFAIGPAGTGKTYTSVALAAKALKDKQVKRIVLTRPAVEAGESLGFLPGDLKEKLDPYLQPLYDALRDMIPHEKLEGFIEKKVIEVAPLAFMRGRTLDDAFVILDEAQNTTHSQMKMFLTRMGMNAKFIITGDPTQIDLPPKQQSGLKEAMRILQGVKEIGFVHLTEEDVVRHPVVKKIILAYNEEEKRQRD
- a CDS encoding beta-lactamase family protein, coding for MKQILLTALAINISATAFSQQTNQFKLIDNYLQEAIKTNQIPGLAIGVMKDGKVIFEQYYGTENLEDAKKVSPSSMFRIYSTSKLMTDVGVFQLIEQGKLSLEDNVSKYVDNLPKEWQNVKVKNLLTHSSGMPDFVAFSDILPEYSGPKTIERLSREKMDFETGNEFRYNQTNYMLLSMIIEKITGQSFEDFILNNQFSDSKNQVVYSSNALEKIPNRITKYNYNSDTKKYVKSTDVEGKKAYPGNGIAITLPAFLKWSNHLSKTDFLHQKTKDMMWQPFEYGNKKDVFAYGWEISKANNIPSYGFSGGNVSAFRFFPQNNMAIIMMSNGYNFFPEQYHIINHVAAIVDKNLTDNYLLAEESIIAGFAKLNNPNAEKNYYAIKAKDPKWNFEGTLNNIGYILIRNSRINEAVKVFALNAKENPQSANAFDSLGEAYFSTKNYTLALENYKKSLELNPENTNAGNMITKIQDVMKKN
- the rplI gene encoding 50S ribosomal protein L9 yields the protein MNIILKKDVENLGLEFDTVSVKPGYARNFLIPQGFALLATPKNIAALEATLEARKEEEAKLIAAATAVVEQLKKTSITIPAKVGSGDKLFGSINNADLSAALEKAGVSVEKKYIKIPGNTIKRTGKVTANIRLHRNVEYNFEFDIVSDAPVEAPKAAPAKKEEAPSEEA